GGAAAAGACAATCCAGATACACAGAACAAAACATTTATAGGACTAGAATATGCACAGTTTGCTAAGTTAGATGTAGATTTTAGGTATCATTTTAATATGGCAAATGAGCAAAAAATCGCAACGAGACTTTTTGCGGGATATGGGTACGCGTATGGCAACTCAGAGATATTACCGTTTGTAAAGCAATACTACTCTGGTGGTCCATATAGTGTGCGTGCCTTTAGAATACGCTCTTTGGGTCCTGGCACTTCTTCTGGAAATCAATCTAGCGGAAATTTCTTTGATCAAATAGGAAATATAAGGCTTGAAGCAAATGCTGAGTACCGTTTCCCGATTTTTAGTTATCTCAAAGGAGCCTTTTTTGTGGATGCTGGAAATATTTGGAATAGTACAGAAAATGAAGAACTTGAGGGTAAAGATAAGTTTACATCAGATTTTATCAATGAATTAGGAATAGGCGGTGGCTTTGGCCTTAGAGTAGACGTGCAGGGCTTTGTGATTCGTTTTGATCTCGCTGCTCCTTTTCATGACCCATCATTGCCTGAGGGCGAGCGATGGGATTTTAAATTTGATGAACCTATTTTTAACTTTGCTATTGGATATCCATTTTAACGTAAGTTCGCTTTCGCGAAAATGTGAAACAATTTCTTATTAGAATAAAATTACATCACAGCTAGCATATTTTTTATTGTCTAAGAATTATCAAGCCAACAGGCCAAACAATACATACTTACCCTTATTTTTGAGTTATGAATCAAACCAACCAGAAGATTTACATCATAGGCGCTGGAATAAGCGGCCTTGTTGCAGCTATTAACTTAGAAAAGAAAGGCTACGCACCTATAATTCTTGAAGCTACAGATCGCATAGGGGGACGTGTAAAAACAGATATTGTAAAAGGATACCAACTAGATCACGGTTTTCAGGTGTTACTTGAAAGCTACCCAAAAGCCAAAGAGTATCTCGATTACAAAAAGCTAGAGTTACAATCTTTTTTACCTGGAGCTACTATTTACAAAAATAGAAACTCGCAAACTATAGGAGACCCTACACGTAGTCTCAAAATGCTTGTCCCTACTATGAGTTCATCTATAGGTACACTGGGGGATAAGGTCAAAATTTTGAAACTTAATAAAAGTCTTAAGAAGAAATCGCTCGAGGATATTTTTAAAGAGGAAGAAAAGACTACCTTGAAGTATTTGCAAGACAAAGGCTTTAGTAAATCGATGATTACAGATTTCTTTAAGCCGTTCTTTAGTGGGATATTTTTAGAATCTTCACTAGAAACATCTAGCAGGATGTTTGAGTTCGTTTATAAAATGTTTGGTACTGGGATGGCAACATTGCCAAAAGCAGGTATTGGAGCGATACCAAAACAATTGCAAGAGCAGCTAGCTACTACTCAGATTAAACTAGACACCGCTGTAAAAGAAATCTCAGGCCAGACAATAACATTAGAAAATGGCGAGGTTTTAGAGAGTGATTATATCATCATTGCAACAGAGGCGAGTCACATAGTTCCTAACCTCAGAGGTCAGGAAACTCCATGGAAATCATGTGTAAACTTATACTTTGAAGCAGATGCCCCTAAAGACCGTAAGCCGCTCATAGGTCTTGTGGCAGATGAGAATACTAGAATAAACAACATATTCTATCACGACACGCTAGAAACTGTTACAACAGGTGCAAAAAGTTTATTATCTGTTACCGTGGTAGATGATAGCGATTTGAGCATAGAAGCGCTGAGCGCTATGGTATCATCTGAGCTTAGTACATATTGTGGTATTAAAGGAGCTACTTTTCTCAAATCTTATGAAATAAGAAAAGCATTACCTGAGCTTAACAATCTCCGTAACAATTGCGCGCCATCAGAAACGCAGCTTACCAATAACATTTTTCTTGCTGGAGATCATTTATTAAATGGATCATTAAATGCAGCAATGGTTTCTGGAGAAAGAGCAGTAGAAGGTGTAATTGAGAAAATAGAAGGACTTCTAAAGTAACTTCAGATACATAAATTAATACTTGAAAGAGGCGATGATTTTATAATCATCGCCTCTTTTTTGTGCCATACATTGTGGATATAGAGCTAGTAAGTTTCGGAAAATCATAAAGCAAAATGGAGAGCAAAGTGTACTTAATTTTTGAATCCTTCTACTCAATAAATAATACCTGTTTAAGACTTTTGTTTAGCAAATGAGTGCTAAACGAATCTTCAGTAATCATCCACTATAGACGTTATCTATATTACCTTATATATTAAAATAATATATTTTAAATCAATTAGTTGTGAGGTTTATATAAAGTAATAAATTAAGCATAGTTAATAATTATTTAAGATTGGTTTTTGGGATTTTAAGTTAATTTGTGATGATATGTGCATAGTGAAAAGAGTAATCACTTTGAGGATTTTGATTGCTGTATTGGCTTAATTTTTAGACAAGACTAAAAGTATAGGTTCATAATATATGTGAGATTTTTGTGTCGCCTTTTTAAGCTTTCGCGAAAGCGTATTTGTTATCATTTACAATCTTTACCGACTCATTCTTTTTCTTATGTTTTGCTCAAACTCAACGAGCTTATTAATATCTTTAGAGTGTAAAAATTTACTATGACTAGAGTTATCCCAAAACAACATTACGACCTCATTTGTGTAGGAGGAGGAATTATGAGTGCAAATCTGGCATTGCTAGCCAAGATGCTAAAACCAGAATTGAGCATCTTAATTTTAGAACGATTAGGAGATGTAGCTCAAGAAAGTTCGGCGGCATGGAATAATGCTGGAACGGGTCATTCTGCTCTTTGCGAACTCAACTATTGTCCAGAAGAAAGTGATGGGACTGTATCAATTGATAAAGCAATCAAAATTTGCGAACAGTTTGAAATCACAAAACAATTCTGGGCGCATCTTGTAGAAGAAGGTCTTATAGAGGATCCTCAGGCATTTTTAAAGCCTATCCCACATCACAGTTGGGTAACCGGAGAAAAGAACGCAGATTATCTAGAGAAGCGTTATGAGGCGTTTAAAGATCACTTTATGTTTGATACTATTGAGTTTACTCGTAATGTATCAAAAATGAAGGAGTGGTTCCCGCTTATCATGAGGGGGCGCACAGAGGATGAGGTGATGGCAGGGTCGCGTATAGACCGAGGGACAGAAGTAAACTTTGGCGTACTTACAAAGCGATTATATGAGATTCTCGAAACAGAATTTGATACTCCTGTGCATTTCCATAAAGAAGTTAAAGATCTCGATCCGCTTGAAAATGGGAATTGGACAGCAATTACAAATGATTTAAAAACAGGAACTAAGCAATCTATAGAAGCAGATCATATCTTTATAGGTGCTGGTGGTGGTGCTTTACTGCTGCTAGAAACTGTTGAGATAGAAGAGAAAGATGGTTTTGGTGGTTTTCCTGTTAGTGGAGAATGGCTTGTTTGTAAAAACAAAGATATTATAGATCAGCATTATGCAAAGGTGTACAGCAAGGCAGGCGAGGGCGCACCACCTATGAGCATGCCGCATCTAGATACTAGATATGTAGATGGAGAGCGACAATTAATGTTTGGTCCCTTTGCTGGTTTTAGTCCTAAGTTTTTAAAGGAAGGATCTAATTTTGACCTGCTTGATAGTGTTACTTTTAAAAATATACCTTCTATGCTCGGTGCTTTCTGGCACAATCTAGATTTGACTAAGTATTTGATAGGTCAGATCACCATGAATTTTGACGACCGCATGAAAGACTTACGCACTTTTATAAAGGATGCAAAGAATGAAGACTGGCGCATAGAAGTAGCTGGACAGCGAGTACAGACTATAAAACGTGATGAGTTTAAAGGCGGAAAACTTGAATTTGGTACTCAAATTGTAAGCGGTTCTGATGGGAAAATTACTTGTTTACTTGGTGCATCGCCAGGAGCATCTACAGCGCCTCGAATTATGCTAGACGTACTCGAGAAGGCATTTCCGGAGATTATGGAAACTGCTGAGGGCAAACAACGTTTGAGTGAGATTGTACCTAGCTATAAGCAGGAAATAACAAAAGAGCATTTTAACCGTGAGTTAAAACGAACGTCTGCTTTATTGAACCTAGACTAATTGCAAGATAAGGAAATACATAAAATAGGGCTTGGAGGTGGCTGTCACTGGTGCACAGAGGCGGTTTTCCAATCATTGCGTGGTGTTCTGACTGTAGAACAAGGATATATTGCTTCAGAGGGTATAAACGCTTCCTTTTCTGAGGCTGTTATTGTGCATTATGATAGGAACGTTATACCGTTGGAGGTCTTAATTGAAATTCACCTTCTTACACATAAGAGTACAAAGATGCACAGCATGCGAGATACATATCGATCTGCAGTGTATGTTTATAATGATGAGGATACCGCTTTCGCGAAAGCGGTATTAAATACCTTACAAAAAAGCAGCGAAGAGAGGATAATTACTGCCGTAATGCCTTTTAAAGACTTTGATCCTTCAAGAGAAGAGATTACAAATTATTATAAGAAAAACCCAAATAAACCCTTCTGTGAGCGTTACATATCACCTAAGCTGGGGGAACTTAAGAATACGTTTGCTCACAGAATGGTCGATTTTTAATGGTGTGAGTGCACATCTATCGTGATGGGTTTCATTTTTATCACTCCTGTACGGTGCAATACTTTCATAATTACATAAGTAACATCAATCTCATACCAGTGTATCCCTCCAAAGTTAGGCCTAGCCGCAAACTTATGGTGGTTGTTATGATATGCTTCTCCCATCATTAAGAAGTCAAAGCGGAATAAATTCTTAGAAGTGTCTTTAGTTTTGAAATTTGTATACCCTAGAATGTGACCAAACCAGTTGATAATCACTCCGTGTATAGGAGCCATTGCAAAGGCAACAGGTAATAATAACCACTGCCACCACGCTGTTGCAAATACGGCAAAGAAAGCGATATATAAACCTACCCAAAGTAAGCGCGATAAGCGCGAGCTAGCAAAATTGTCAAAACTCTTCCACTGTGGTACGTTTTTCTTAAACTTAGGGTCTACCTCAATACGATCGTTATTTATATCTTGATAAATAGTCTTAGTCTTCCACATCATTGCAAATAGATTTGCATCATAAGAAGGGGAGTGGGGATCTTTTTCTGTATCTGTATAAGCATGATGCATACGATGCATAATCCCATAACCATAAGCACTTAAGTAACTTGGTCCTTGAAAAAGCCAGGTTAATATAAATGTGATTTTTTCTGTGGTTTTAGACATTGTAAATGTCTGGTGAGCTGCATATCTATGTAGAAAGAATGACTGAAAAAATAACCCGCTATACCAGAGGATTACTATAAAGAATATTATAAGCATTTTTTTTTACAAAGGTACTTTCACAAATAATGCCACACAATGAACCTGTATTAACTAATACGTTTGCGTATGCGGCTCAAAGCCTGTGGTGTGACGCCTATGTAAGAGCTTATATATTTAAGAGGAATTTCTTTAAGTAACTGAGGGCGTTCTTTAAAGATGCTCAAATAACGTTCTTCGGCAGTTTGATCTAGGAGTGATTGCAGTCTTTTTGATTTTGTGATAAAAAGATTTTCGGCAGCAAGTCTGCCTATAAGATTACCTATAGCTGTTTTCTCGTAAATTTCTTGTAAATCTTTATGAGAAACACTCAAAATCACGGTATCAACAAGCGCCTGGACAGAGTGATCAGATGGTTCTTGAACTAAAAACGAATCATATGCACTCACAAATTGGTTTTCAAAACAAAAACCAAAGGTGATTTCTTTATCTGATGATTCTTTAGGTATAAACAAACGTACAGAACCCTCTTTGATAAAGGAAATATAGTTTTCTGTTACACCAGCTTTAAGAATGGTTTCTTTCTTTTTGAACGTGCGTTCTACAAGCTTTGATGTAAAAAGTTCCCAATCTATATCAGATACGGGAGCAAACTGGTTTATATAGGTGCGTATTTCGTCCAAGATAGTTTGTAAATAAAAGTAAAGATACTACTCAATAACGCAGTTTACTTGAATTAATCACAAATTCTATTGGTGTTGTTATTTTAAAATAAAGACATACTCCGTGTTCTTAAAATAGTTAAGTTCGTAGCCTATATTTTTTAACCTTTTCAAGATATTACTATGAAGAAGGAAACCTACCTAGCCATTCTTGCTTTTTTCTCAATTTACGTGTTTTGGGGATCTACTTATTTATGGAATAAAATTGTCGTAAGCGAAGTTCCAGCTTTTATGCTTGCGGGTTTGCGCTTTACTACAGCGGGACTGATCATATTCCTTATAGCGGGACTAAGTGGTAAATCACTTAAAATATCAAAAAAGCAGTTGCGCAACTCTGTGCTAGCCGGATTCTTTTTTCTAGTGTATGGGAATGGAGTATTTGTATGGTCACTCAAGTATGTAGACAGCGGATTTGCAGCGCTACTTGCGGCCTTACAGCCATTATCAATTCTTTTATTAATGCGTATAGTTCAGAAAAAAGGCTTAAAGCTCAAATCAATCATAGGGGTCGCCTTAGGGTTAATAGGAATGTACTTACTGGTTTCTCAAAGAGAGATAGCGATGCAAGAAGGAGCAACCCTAGGAATTATAATGATATTTACTTGTATTTTGAGTTGGAGTATAGGAAGCTTGTTTGTAGCCCAAGCAGATTTACCTAAAAATTTCTTTATTACAACCGGTTATCAAATGGTAAGCGCTGGTATTTTATTATGGACGTGGAGTCTTATTATAGGGGAAACATGGAGTTCTCCGGTAGATTGGAGTTCGCGTGCACAGATATCCATGGTGTGCCTTATTATTTTTGGAGGTATCGCAGCATTTACTTCGTTCAATTACTTACTTAAAAATGTCTCAACAGAAAAAGTGGCAACCTCTGCATATATAAATCCCGTTGTTGCTTTATTCTTGGGCTGGTATTTTCTAGATGAAAATATCACTACTCAGTCTATTATTGCAGCATGTGTATTGCTGAGCGGTGTGTATTTTATAAATAGTGTACGCAAAAATGATAAGACGCAAACAAAGAAGATGCGTTTTAGAAGAGGTAGGGTATAACCGAACTTTTAGAAACAAAAAAGTCCCATCGTGTAGATGGGACTTTTTTATAACTGAAATCGTTTTACGACTTTACCGTCTTTTCAATATTCTCTGCAGTAATGTCAATTACATCTTCTGCGTGATCTATATTTCTATTTACAGAGTTCTTAGCTTTTGCTGTCTCGCGCTCTAAAGCATTTTTTAAGCTCGTAAGTTTTTCAGACACTTGGTCTTCAACTTCATTGTAGCTTTCCTTAAGAGTGTCTCCAGCTTTTCTTGCTTTGTCCTTTAAAGCAGCTTTCTCTTCAGGAGACATTTTCTTATATTTATATAATCCTAAAGCTCCTGCTGCTACAGCGATTAGTCCTAATATACCTTTTGTGTTATTATTCATAATTAAGTGGGTTTGATTGTTGTGATATAAAGATAATGACAAATCTGATGAAGCAATAATACTATAATTAGATTGTGTTTTAATTAATACATTTTTGGCAATAAACCCCTGTTTTTTAAGAATTAACAAGTGATCATTGCGTTGATGTATTTTCATGTTACGCTTTCGCGAAAGCGCAAAAAAAAGCGACTCATATGAACCGCTTGGAATTATTATTAAGCTACTGCTGCATTGCTTGCGTAGTAGTGTAGTATATTTTTGTAAAATGCTACGTTACTTGGATTATTACGAACACATGACTTCAAGAATTTTTCTAGGTTATCATATTCAATAGTCACCTCGGCACCTTTGTTTAGTACATCTAGACCTAAACAAACTTTATTAGTATCGATATCTAGAACAACAGATGAGGCATTAAAAAAATGTTTTATCAGTGCAACATGCAGTTGCTGAAAGCTAGTACTACGTTGAAATCTAAAATCTGTTGAATATTCAATTAAATCATTGAGACTTTTTAAGATGTTGTTATTAGTGTGTTGCATAGCTTTTGATGTTTTTGTTTTCGTAAATTTAAAAACCAAAATGTTAACAAAAATCTAAGGCTGAACGTTTTATAAATAGTTTAACGATACATGCAGTAATCGTCTGTTGTCCAGAACTGTTGGAAATCTTTAAAAATCTATAGAATTTAATTTTGTTGAAACGCGTTTTAATTAGTGGTAATTATCTTATTTTAAGATATCTATGTAGGCGTTCATTACGAGTCGTAAATTATCTTATTGCTATCGTGTTTCTTAAAGACTATATTTTTATTTCAAAAAAATATCTTAAAAGAATTGTGTCCTATTATAGTACAGTAAATGGCATTTGATGCATTTTGAGTTATAGGATATAAATAGATGGTTGTAGATTGTGGCACTGTGTTTGCTTAGCACTAATTATTAATAAATTAAATTATAATACAATGAGTAAAGGAACAGTAAAATTTTTCAACGACACTAAAGGTTTTGGATTCATAACAGAAGAAGGAGTTGAAAAAGACCATTTTGTACACATTTCTGGATTAATCGATGAGATTAGAGAAGGTGACGAAGTGGAGTTTGACCTTAAAGAAGGTAACAAAGGATTAAATGCAGTTAACGTAAAAGTTATCTAAGTTATATATACTTTCAATTAATAGAAAAGCCTGTCATCACTGACAGGCTTTTTTTTGTTTACTCTTTATTTATAGTGTCCTCGCTATTAACTTTTTATAATTTATTAAATTACATTAAAAAGAAGTACTTTCGCGCTCTGATAAAAGCCCTGATTATGAAGAGAATAAATGAGTACAAGAAACTCTTTGGAGTTGAAAAAGAAATTGACCTAAAAATGCTTAAAAAGAGCTATCGTAACCTTGTAAAGGAATGGCACCCAGATAAGTTTCAAGATGGTGATGCAAAACAAGAGGAAGCAGAGATACAAAGCCGTCGCATTATTGATGGTTACCACTTTCTAGTAAGCATGGCACCAGAGACCAAAGCTGCAAACCTAGAAGCATATACAGAGACGATAACTAATGCCGCTATCGCAGATTACCAGCACAAAGGATTACTACTAGAAATCACATTTACAGATGGGACTACTTATGAGTACTTTGGAGTTACGAAGCCTATATATATTAAGATGGTAAATGCTGGAAACCTTAATCGTTTTGCAAAACGCAACATTTACCCTAAGCATAACTACCGTAAGTCTAAAAGACACTTACAAGAAGCATAAGATTATTACATCCTCTTACTGAAATAGCTATTGAGTTTCATTGTTAAGAGGAGATTATTATTTAATAAATATTGAGACTATGACAAGTACTTTCACAGCATTAGGTGTAATGGATGCTATCCAAGAAGCCTTAAAAACACTAGAGATTACTTCTCCTACAGATATACAGCAGCAGGCTATACCTGCAATGCTCACATCCAAAAAGGATGTCATAGCGCTCGCACAAACTGGGACTGGAAAAACGGTTGCCTTTGGGGTACCGTTATTACAGCTTATAGATCGCACAAACCCAACTACACAAGCAGTTATTCTTGTGCCTACAAGAGAATTAGGGCAACAGATACAATCTAATATTGCGGCACTTGCTGCACATCTTCCTGAGGTGAGCACTGCTGTTTTTTATGGAGGTGTAACTGTAAAAGATCAAATAGAGCGACTTAAGGAACCTGCTCAAATTATTGTAGCAACACCTGGACGTCTTATAGATCTTATGGAACGCCAAGCTATCAATATCACGCAAGCCAATTATCTTGTGCTTGATGAGGCAGATGAGATGGTGAGCTCTCTTAAAGATAGTCTTGATACTATTGTTACTGCAATGCCTAATAATAGAAGGACTTTTCTGTTATCTGCTACTATGCCAGGAGCAATCAAACAAATAGTTCAAAACTACCTTTCTAAAAACCCAATAGAAGTGAGTGCCGAAATGGCAACCCTAGGTAGTCAGAAAATTACACATGAATATGTAGTTGTTGAGCCTATTGAAAAACTAGACGTATTAATGCATTTCTTGAACTCAAGAATAGGGCAGAGAGGTATTATCTTTTGTAAAACAAAAGCAGCAGTAAACAAACTAGCCAAAAATCTAGCAATTAATAAATTTTCTTCGGGAGCCATCCATGGAAGTTTAAGTCAGCCCATACGTGATCGTATGATGGGACAGTTTAGAGAAGGGCATATTGACATTCTGGTAGCAACAGATCTTGCTGCTAGAGGTATTGATGTAAAGGAGATTGAGTACGTAGTAAATTACCACCTTCCAGAATTTTACGACATGTACGTACACAGAAGTGGTCGTACGGCTCGTGCTGGTGCAACTGGATATGCGCTTACGATATTACAAGAAGAGGAATTAAAAGAAATCCCTGAGTTTGAACATGAGTTAGGTATTTCTTTTTCCGCTTTCGCGAAAGCGTCACCACAACAAATAGAGGATAATAATACGGTGCTTTGGGCTAAGAAAATCTTCAAAACGAAGCCTAACAGAGAAATTGCTACGGAGCTAAAAGAGAGTGTACACGCAGTTTTTCATCACTTGACTAAGGAAGAACTTATTGATAAACTTATGGCAGAGCGCATTGCATCTGTTCTTAAAAGTATCGAGCCTAAAGCACTTCCAAAGAAGAAGAAAAGGAAATAGGATCTAAGGACAGAGAGTTGTTTTTTTCTTTCACTGATTCAGTTTAAGTATTAAATTACAATAGCTTAGCTTTTACATTAGTAATTTCATATCTTAAAATGATGAAAAAACAACTTCTCATAATTGTTCTACTCTTATCTTACGGCCTTTCATTTGGACAAGAAATCACACGTGAAAAATTTAATGATTCTTTACAAGGTTTACCTTCATTTTCTAGTTACCAAGATAATTACTTTGTAACCGGCTTACCAACTAATAGAGATATAGATCGCAATAGCGCAGACGCTAAGTATCAAGTAAGTTTCAAGCAAATTATCTCAAGAGATTTACTTCCATTTGAGTCCTATTTGTACTTGACGTATACACAAAAGGCATTCTGGAATATTTATAAAGAGTCATTACCTTTTAGAGATGTAAATTTTAATCCCTCTATCGCGATAGGTAAAGCTATTTTCAATAAGGATAATCAATTAAGAGGTATAGCATCACTTGAATTTGAGCATGAATCTAACGGCAGAGACAGTATATCTTCTCGCAGTTGGAATCGTATTACCGCTGGATACACAACACCTCTTTTTAAAAATACTACGGCACGATTTGAGCTCTGGTTACCTTTTGGTTACCAAGAAAGTAATGCAGACTTATTAGACTATGTAGGAGTAGGGGAAGTGCATATTAATCATGAGATTAAGCATGATAAGCTCACGTTAAATCTTATGCTACGTAAAGGACTAGGTTTTGATGGCAGAGGTGTAGTGCGCTCTAGATTATATTACAACCCTTTTAAAACAAGTAAACTTAACCAATACATCATGCTTGAGTGGTATTTAGGTCAAGCAGAGTCATTACTTGATTTTCAAAAATCTAGTAGTATTATCAGACTAGGCTATGTGATTAAGAGTACAGAGTTTAACTGGTTTAGAAATAGGAAATAGTAGGCTTACTGTTAGAGCACAACTATCATTTGAGTCAAAGTAATGTGGTTGTTCATGTAAACAGTTTTCAAAAAGACTAAGGAAAATAGTAATAATTTATAGCTTGATCCTCAAAGCTCCACCTGCTGTTCTATACATATCACCTTGAGTAAGTCCGCCAGTTGCAGCAGCAGCGTCACCTGCAAAAACAGGCAACCCAGAAAAGTTTACATCTACCGCTTTAATTTTACCATTAACTTCTAGTTTTTCAGTTAAGACAGCATTGTTTGTACCTATCCCTACATTTCCATTATCATCAAGACGCATTCTCAATTTATTGTCAATAGTGCCGTCTGTTGATGTATGAAAGTCTATACGACCTGGCATGTCTGAAGCTCCAGTACGATTATTTGCCATAGAACCCATTCTAATAGCAGATGCATTACGATATGCAGTACCATCATAACCCTGAGCTTCCATGTTGTAGAAGTTTGCATTCGCCTTACCTGATACAGCAGTGGGATTGTTTTGTGTACCAAAAGCGCTACGTATGTGAAATGAAGTAATGTTTGTTCCGTAACTGTGAGCATCAAAATCTGCATCCCCACTAAAGTTATCATCTCCATGTATTTCCAGGGCTTCTCCTGGAGTATCTGTGCCTATACCTACGTGACCATTTTTTAAGATGGTGAGTGCATTATTGAATGTGGTAACGCCACCAGTCCTAAAACCATTTCCTACACTAAAAATACGATCTTCACCTACAGTTATAGATGTCGACGCTGGTGTGTAATCTGTGTTATATAAACCAACGGCAACTTCACTATAAGAACGCGCAAGCAAGTTGTTACCTAAGGCAACACTACGATCACCAGTAGCTCTAGATTCACTACCTATTGCTATAGCACCATCTGTATTAGCAATATTTGTAAATCCAAATGCAATACTATTAAGTCCTGAAGCTTGATTGAGACGTCCTAGAGCAAATGAGTTCTCGGCTGTTGCTTTACTTGTGTTTCCTAAAGCAATTGAATGTAGACCTGTTGCGGTACTAGCAACTACACCGGCTATTGAGAAATCGCCTGTAGCGGTCGTATTTCGACCCATCGTTGTACTATATGCCCCAGATGATTCATTAGAATATCCAAAACTTGTAGCACCTTGTCCTGAAGCAATATTATCACGTCCTAAGGAAACAGCATAATCACCTGAAGTATCACCTCCACGACCAATATTTGTGGAAAATTGACCGCTAGCAATAGTATTATAGCCTAGCGCTACGCTATAATTTCCTCGTTTTGAATCATCCCATGAATCGTCGTCATTATATCCAGCTCTAAAGGCTCCTCTACTTTTATCAAAAAATAGACGTCTATCATCATCACCTCCAGTGATATTTTCAAGAGTAGTGCTTCCTACTACAAAGTCGTCAACCTTTCTATTTGTGGTATTTCTTATAACACCACCTATACTTATAAACTCACCCTTATTATCAATAGGCACCCATATAGTACCATCAAAATACCAAAAACCCTCATTTCCATCATCTTGAAAAACCAACAGCCCTTTTACTGGAGAGTCAATATCTTCTTTCTCAGTTTCTGTCATTCTTGGAATGAGAATACCTGCTTCTGTAGAAGTGATATCGAGCATGCTTGATGGGTCTGGAGAGGTAGTACCTATTCCAACTTGCCCAGTTAACGATAAATTACCGAGTATGGTGCAAGCTACTGCTAAGAGGTGATTTTTGTAGTTCATAGTGTAATCTTAAATGTCAATGCGTTGATTTGGGATTCTAACATTGCCCGCAAGATAAGTATATTGCATATTTTTAATTTGTAAGATTATACATAGCTCATGGTTGCTTAATTCTTTTTAAATACGATTAAATGCGTAAAATTATAGATGTAGTACTCAAATACGAAAAAAGATGTAATTATTGTGTTATAAAGTGTTGATATAAAACTTTTTACAGTAGCTC
The genomic region above belongs to Dokdonia sp. Dokd-P16 and contains:
- a CDS encoding DEAD/DEAH box helicase, translated to MTSTFTALGVMDAIQEALKTLEITSPTDIQQQAIPAMLTSKKDVIALAQTGTGKTVAFGVPLLQLIDRTNPTTQAVILVPTRELGQQIQSNIAALAAHLPEVSTAVFYGGVTVKDQIERLKEPAQIIVATPGRLIDLMERQAINITQANYLVLDEADEMVSSLKDSLDTIVTAMPNNRRTFLLSATMPGAIKQIVQNYLSKNPIEVSAEMATLGSQKITHEYVVVEPIEKLDVLMHFLNSRIGQRGIIFCKTKAAVNKLAKNLAINKFSSGAIHGSLSQPIRDRMMGQFREGHIDILVATDLAARGIDVKEIEYVVNYHLPEFYDMYVHRSGRTARAGATGYALTILQEEELKEIPEFEHELGISFSAFAKASPQQIEDNNTVLWAKKIFKTKPNREIATELKESVHAVFHHLTKEELIDKLMAERIASVLKSIEPKALPKKKKRK
- a CDS encoding phospholipase A, with protein sequence MMKKQLLIIVLLLSYGLSFGQEITREKFNDSLQGLPSFSSYQDNYFVTGLPTNRDIDRNSADAKYQVSFKQIISRDLLPFESYLYLTYTQKAFWNIYKESLPFRDVNFNPSIAIGKAIFNKDNQLRGIASLEFEHESNGRDSISSRSWNRITAGYTTPLFKNTTARFELWLPFGYQESNADLLDYVGVGEVHINHEIKHDKLTLNLMLRKGLGFDGRGVVRSRLYYNPFKTSKLNQYIMLEWYLGQAESLLDFQKSSSIIRLGYVIKSTEFNWFRNRK
- a CDS encoding KTSC domain-containing protein; the encoded protein is MKRINEYKKLFGVEKEIDLKMLKKSYRNLVKEWHPDKFQDGDAKQEEAEIQSRRIIDGYHFLVSMAPETKAANLEAYTETITNAAIADYQHKGLLLEITFTDGTTYEYFGVTKPIYIKMVNAGNLNRFAKRNIYPKHNYRKSKRHLQEA